The DNA region TCCGCCAAAAGATCCATTCCACATGCTCATAAATGAATTCCTCCTCGTTTATTTTTTAAACAATGAAATTTATTTGCGCATGAATGTGATTGAATTTGCGGGATTAATCTAAGCCAGAGAATACGATGACTAAGAGGATGAACAACACCAGAATGATTAGGAAGCCGTCGTCACCGAACAATCCACCGCTGTAATGACTCATTGAAGAAGTCCTCCTTTAGAAGATTCATTTTGTTCCTCGTGAACACTAACATACTACGCCGTGTTGCAAATGTTGGTATGGGCATCTGTCCCGATCCACCCGCCCAATTTGTAAAGGGAGCCCAACTTGCGTTTTTGTAGGCGAATGTCGAAGCGCTAGCGAGCGTTAGCCCATATGATGATCACAGGTAAAAAGTGTTTGAAAAGGTAAGGGGTGTAAAGATGAGAAAGAAGGAGTTTAAATTACTGCTAGCAACGAACCCCGTTCTGCAGCAATGGATGAAGGAAAATCATGCGAGGTTAAAAACGAATCCAGAGATTTTGTTCTATTTAACGCGGCATCCTGAGGGAATGAAGCATTTCCGTTCGGACCAACCGGTCGATAATCAGAAGATTGTTCGGGAAAGTCAACTTTTTATGAAGGAGTTAATGAAAGAGAGGGAGGAGCGGCGTGGTAGTCGTAAAAGGAGGAGCGCCGTTCAGTCGGCGGCAAGTTCTGTTCCATCTCGAAAAGAAAAAGGAGGAGGCCCCTCTGCCTCCGTCACGACAGGGGTTGCTCAACCGCAGGCGCGTCGTGGCGGCGGATTGCTTGGTAACATTAAAGCATTGTTCGACAAAACTGTTACTCCACCACCACGGTCGCGCCCGTCAAGCAGTCAACGTCCACTTCCAACGCTGCAGCGCCCAGGCCAACCAATACAGCAACATCGCCAACAGCCAGCGTCACGGATCGGGGCTGTCAAGGGGCTAGCGCATCAGACAAAACGGTCGCTGTCGGGAGGATCACCGAACCTTAAAATTCCAAAATTGAAGCTAAGTCGAAAACAAGTGATGTCAACTTTAAATCAGACAACTGAAATGTTAGATGTCGTTGGCGCTTTGATCGGGAAAGTGAGCCACCTAAAATAAGATTTGATCGCTAGCCGCTAGGCAGGGTGACGATAACGGTCGCGCCCTGTCCAGCTTGGCTGCTGATTTCGATCGTTCCCGCATGACGATCGATAATCCATTTGGCAATCGATAGGCCAAGCCCAGTTCCCTGATAGTTCCGCGCTCTTGTCCCTCTATAAAACCGATCGAACAGGCGCGGCAGATCTTCCGCGGGAATCCCAATCCCGCTGTCCGTAACGGTGAAGCTAACTTGATTATCGGCTTTCCTCGTTTGAAACGATAAACAGACGCTCCCTTGTTCTGTGTACTTAAATGCATTTTCCAAAATAATTAAAAAGACTTGCCGCAAAAAATCGCGGTTGCCGCGGATGGTGATCCCATCCAATTTCTCCAGTGAATCGCGCGCAAAGGCGACAGTCCCACCGTTGGCTAAGCGCTGACCGAGTTCGATCCAATCTGTCGCTAGTTCGCGAGCAGGCAGTGACTCAATCGGGACTTTGTAGCCAGCGTCGGCTCTCGCTAGCGCTAATAAATCGTGGACCATCCTTGAAATCCGCTCTAATTCCTCGATAATGTCATCGGCTGCTTCCACTGAAAAAACGTTTTGTTCGAGATACAATTTGCGCAAATAGTCCATATTGCCGCGGATCGAGGTGAGCGGGGTGCGCAACTCGTGGCTCGCGTCGGCGACGAAACGGCGTTGGGCGTCATAAGCTTCTTCCAATTCGGAGTACATATTTTCAATTTTGTCCATCATTTGATTGATCTGTGTTGAAAGTTCGCCGATCTCGTCGGGCGGTCCTGTGTAGTCGATCCGTTGGCGCAACGCTCCGGTCCGTTCAATCAAAGCGGTTGTGTCGATGATCCGATGAATTGGTTGTAACGCTTTGCCCGCCAAAAACCAGCCGACCGCCGCGGAAATGGCGGTGATCGTTAACGCTCCGATTGCTAATAGCCATTTCAACGTGGCCTGCGCCCGTTGAAAACTGTAAAGAGATTCGGCAACTTGTAAAATGCCAACTAATTCTCTTTTTACGTATAATGGTTCATAAAAAATGCGTAACAACGTTTGGTGGACCCGTTTCGTTTCGAAATACGTTTCCCGCTTAACCATTTGTCCGAGGGCGCGTTCGCTGATCGGCAACGTATGTCCGCCGAGCGTATCTGAACGGGACAGTGGATTGCCGTGTCGATCGACAATTTGCAAAAACACTTCCGCGGAGGCGAATACATCAATATCAGGCAGGACAAGTCGTTGCATTGGAAACGGGTAAGCGTCGATGAAGGTGATCGAGTTGCGCACTTCCTGGGCTCGTTCCATCAAGTGGGCATCGATTTGCCCGACTTCTCGGTGTGTAAAAAAGAGATATAGATAAGAACAAAATAAACTCATGATCAAAAAAGAAACGCCGCTGTACCAGAGGGCCAGTTTCAAGCGAATCGGCATGTCACGCTTCCTCCTTGAGGATATAACCAAGACCGCGCACGGTATGAATCAGGCGGGGCTGTTGCTGGCGCTCAAGTTTGGAGCGGAGCGCGGCGATATAGACTTCAATTACATTCGATTCTTTGTCATAGTCGCGGCCCCAAATTTGGTTTAAGATTTGTTCCTTAGCTAGCACTTTATTTGGATTGATCATGAAATAATGCAGCAGATCAAACTCCTTGCCGCGTAAATTGACAGGGCGTTCGGCCCGCTGACATTCGCGACTCTCGCTATTCAAGGTAATGTCGGCAAATTGGAATACCGTTTGTTGTTCCAATTCGGGCTGATTTCGGCGCAGTTGCGCTCGAATGCGGGCCAGCAATTCGTTTAAGGCGAACGGTTTGACGACATAATCATCGGCGCCGAGGTCCAAGCCTTTGACACGTTGCTCGACTTCGTCTTTGGCGGTGAGCATGATAATTGGTGTAGTTGCATGGGCCCGTATTTCACGGCACGTTTCCCAACCGTCTAGCCCCGGTAGCATAATGTCGAGGATAATCAGATCGAACGGTTGCTCAAACAAGGCGATCAAAGCATCCTCGCCGCTATGCGCAATGCGCGCAACATAGCCTTCGTACTCTAATGCCCGTTTCAGCATCGCCGTAATCTTATGATCATCGTCAACGACTAAAATGTGATCTTTATCCATAGCCGAGAAATTCACCTGCCTTTTTTTACATAAAAGCCCCAGGCTGGGCCTGAGGCGATAGTGGGTGTTGTTACTGACTATTATAATTCTTTTCGCCGATCGTGACGCTCACCGTGTTCATCTGTCCATTGCGCAACAGTAAAAGTTGATGGCGGTCGCCGACTTTTGCATTGCCGATGATTTCAGCGAGTTGCTCGCTGGATGTTACCTTTTGCTTATCAATTTCCACTATAATATCCCCTTGGGCCAGACCTGCTTTTTCAGCGGGGCTGCCTTCCGATACAAAGCCGATCACAGCTCCTTCTTTCACATCTACCTCTAAGTAACGTGCCAGTTCAGGCGTCAAATCTTGCATCGAAATACCGAGCCATGGGCGAGCCACTTTTCCTTTGTTGATCAGATCGTCAAGTACTTCCTGGACCGTGTTGATCGGAATCGCAAACCCGATCCCTTGTCCTTCCGCATTGATCGCCGTATTAATCCCGATTACTTCCCCACTCAAGTTTAGCAACGGTCCGCCGCTATTGCCAGGGTTGATCGACGCATCTGTTTGCAATAAATCTTTGAAGCGGGCTTGCCCGATGTTGAGTGGACGTTGCTTGGCGCTGATCACCCCGACAGTGACGGTATGATCGAGTCCATATGGATTACCGATTGCGACCGACCATTCGCCGACGCGAATTTGGTCGGAATTGCCAAGCTCAAGGATCGGTAGCTCTTTGCCCGCATCAATTTTTAACACCGCCAAATCGAGTTCTGGATCTTGTCCAATCACTTTTGCTGTATATTTTTGTTCCGCTCCGCTCATGTTGACTTTGATTTGTTGGGCGCCGTTGACGACATGGTGATTTGTTAAAATGTAGCCGTCTTTACTAATGATAAACCCCGTTCCGAGTGATTGGGTCGTCCGTTCTTGTTGCGGAATCTGATAGTCTTCGCCAAAGAAATGGCGGAAAAACAGATCGCGATTCGAAGAGCCGCGTCGTGTCGACTCTGTTTCAATTTTAA from Ammoniphilus oxalaticus includes:
- the yjcZ gene encoding sporulation protein YjcZ — its product is MSHYSGGLFGDDGFLIILVLFILLVIVFSGLD
- a CDS encoding response regulator transcription factor encodes the protein MDKDHILVVDDDHKITAMLKRALEYEGYVARIAHSGEDALIALFEQPFDLIILDIMLPGLDGWETCREIRAHATTPIIMLTAKDEVEQRVKGLDLGADDYVVKPFALNELLARIRAQLRRNQPELEQQTVFQFADITLNSESRECQRAERPVNLRGKEFDLLHYFMINPNKVLAKEQILNQIWGRDYDKESNVIEVYIAALRSKLERQQQPRLIHTVRGLGYILKEEA
- a CDS encoding sensor histidine kinase, coding for MPIRLKLALWYSGVSFLIMSLFCSYLYLFFTHREVGQIDAHLMERAQEVRNSITFIDAYPFPMQRLVLPDIDVFASAEVFLQIVDRHGNPLSRSDTLGGHTLPISERALGQMVKRETYFETKRVHQTLLRIFYEPLYVKRELVGILQVAESLYSFQRAQATLKWLLAIGALTITAISAAVGWFLAGKALQPIHRIIDTTALIERTGALRQRIDYTGPPDEIGELSTQINQMMDKIENMYSELEEAYDAQRRFVADASHELRTPLTSIRGNMDYLRKLYLEQNVFSVEAADDIIEELERISRMVHDLLALARADAGYKVPIESLPARELATDWIELGQRLANGGTVAFARDSLEKLDGITIRGNRDFLRQVFLIILENAFKYTEQGSVCLSFQTRKADNQVSFTVTDSGIGIPAEDLPRLFDRFYRGTRARNYQGTGLGLSIAKWIIDRHAGTIEISSQAGQGATVIVTLPSG
- a CDS encoding S1C family serine protease translates to MNVKTVKTIIISFVAGAFLTGGFWLGVQNASYFKETSTADRSTTSNADNTQKGAVKNVSLMETTGSNVIADMLDLAGPAVVKIETESTRRGSSNRDLFFRHFFGEDYQIPQQERTTQSLGTGFIISKDGYILTNHHVVNGAQQIKVNMSGAEQKYTAKVIGQDPELDLAVLKIDAGKELPILELGNSDQIRVGEWSVAIGNPYGLDHTVTVGVISAKQRPLNIGQARFKDLLQTDASINPGNSGGPLLNLSGEVIGINTAINAEGQGIGFAIPINTVQEVLDDLINKGKVARPWLGISMQDLTPELARYLEVDVKEGAVIGFVSEGSPAEKAGLAQGDIIVEIDKQKVTSSEQLAEIIGNAKVGDRHQLLLLRNGQMNTVSVTIGEKNYNSQ